The DNA region GCATGGTAGGCGCTGCGGAATACCAAGTAGGTTTGTAAGTTTCTACCAGTTTCCAAAATTCCAAAGCATTAAAACCATTGGGACAAATTAAAGTTCCTCCTGATGCGAGGGTTGCTAACAAACATCCTACCAAGCCATGAATGTGGAACAGGGGCATTAAACAAAGTGTAATATCAGCAGATGTGAGGGAATAAGCCCCGATAATATTATTAGCAGAAGCGATTAAGTTACGATGACGAATAGGTACACGTTTGGGACGGCTGGTAGTACCGCTAGTATGTAAAATCATGGCTATATCATCAGCTTCGGGAGGTTCTGTATTGATGGTTTTTGCTGATGTTGGTTTAACTAATTCAAAGTTTAAAGTCCCATCATGATTAACTTGGGCATTAATTAACATCATATCGGGTGTTGCTGCTGCAATAGCAGCTTCTGGAGTTCCCGATAATGTAATTAATGCTTTAGCTTGGGTATCTTCGTAATAAAAAGCAAATTCTTCTTGCTTATATTTAGGATTTAAAGGTGCAGCAGTTCCACATAAAGCAGATGCTAAAAAGGTAATAGCCATTGGTGTACCATTAGTCATGGCTATGGCTATCCTTTCTCCCTTTTTTAAGCCAAAGCTGTGCAGTTGAGATACTAATTTAGTGATATTTTCACGTAACTGCTGATAAGTAATGACTGCACCATCAGGAGTTATTAAAGCTGAATGATTGTTTTCTTGGGTAAATAATGTAAATATGTTCATTTTATTAGTCATTAGTCATTAGTTATTAGTTATTAGTTACTTTTTTCTCTGTCACCTGTCACCTGTCACCTTTCCCCGAGATTCTAAAGCTAAAGCGATCGCAATAAATAATACGGTAAAACCTTGAATAGCATAAACTACGGTGACGGGTACTCCGGCGCTACGTTGCATGATGTTTGCACCGCTACGAAGGGAGGCAAAAAAGAGGGAAGTTAAGACTACACCCCAAATATTACCACGACTTAAAAAGGCGATCGCAATGGCATCAAATCCATAACCGGGGGAAACTTGTTCAAATAATCGATATTTTAAACCCATGACTTCACACGCACCTGCTAACCCTGCTAAACCTCCTGCTAAACTCATGATTAACATAATAGTCTGTTCTACAGAAATTTTCGCATAACGGGCGGCGATGGGGTTAAAACCAACAGTGCTAATTTGGTATCCTAAAGGCGATCGCACTAATAATACCCATAAAATCCCCGCTGTAATTAATGCTAATAAAATTCCCGCATGGGCAAGACTTCCGGGTAAAATAATTGGTAATTGGGCAGTTTTAGCAATTAGTGATGAATAAGGACTAGGTGCTGCTGGTGCTTTTAAAGGATTTTGTACCAAATAGCTAATTAAATTTATAGCAATGTAATTTAACAGTAAAGTGGTAATTACTTCATTTACCCCTTTTATGGCTTTGAGATAACCGGGAAACCAACCCCAAACCGCACCAAAAACAAACCCGATAAATAACGCCAAAGGTATGTGAATCAATGCAGGTATTCCTTGCACATATAACCCGATTAAACTACTTCCCAAAGCACCTAAATAAATTTGTCCTTCCCCACCAATATTAAATTGACCGCCACGTAATGCTACCAAAACACCTAAACTTGTAAATAATAAAGGAGTCATTTTGGTGAGGGTATTACCAAAACCAAAATAGGTAGTAAGGGATTCTTTAAATAAAGCTGTATATGCAACAATGGGATTAGCACCAGCTAACAATATTAAACCAGCACCAACTAATAAAGCCAAGGCGATCGCTATTAGGGGTGATAAAATTGGTAGTAAGAGTTTAATTCTATTAGCTATAAACATTTAACTTATCTATCTGAATAACTGATGCAAATTTGAACAACCCATCAGCCTTCTATTTTAGTTACTATTAAACTAACCCAACACTGTTGAAGAGAACATCTGCGATAACGCCTCAAAATATGGCATTAATGTGTTAGCCTGTTGAGGAGTCAAGCGGTCAAATATTTCATACCTGAGCAAATACAGCATTTGGCGAACCAATTCCCACTGCAC from Anabaena sphaerica FACHB-251 includes:
- a CDS encoding acyl--CoA ligase → MTNKMNIFTLFTQENNHSALITPDGAVITYQQLRENITKLVSQLHSFGLKKGERIAIAMTNGTPMAITFLASALCGTAAPLNPKYKQEEFAFYYEDTQAKALITLSGTPEAAIAAATPDMMLINAQVNHDGTLNFELVKPTSAKTINTEPPEADDIAMILHTSGTTSRPKRVPIRHRNLIASANNIIGAYSLTSADITLCLMPLFHIHGLVGCLLATLASGGTLICPNGFNALEFWKLVETYKPTWYSAAPTMHQTILARAIRNQEIVKNNPFRFIRSSSASLAPVIIEQMENTLNSPVLESYSMTEAAHLMSTNPLPPKIRKPGTVGYGFNVDVGIMDEEGNLLPQGSLGEVVVKGANVIDGYENNPDANATAFVNGWFRTGDQGKIDADGYLRLTGRIKELINRGGEKISPLEVDDVLLRHPAVAEALAFAVPHKSLGEEIHAAVVLKLEVSEKELQQHCSTMLADFKVPKQIHILEALPRGATGKLQRLTMAKLLNI
- a CDS encoding ABC transporter permease; translation: MFIANRIKLLLPILSPLIAIALALLVGAGLILLAGANPIVAYTALFKESLTTYFGFGNTLTKMTPLLFTSLGVLVALRGGQFNIGGEGQIYLGALGSSLIGLYVQGIPALIHIPLALFIGFVFGAVWGWFPGYLKAIKGVNEVITTLLLNYIAINLISYLVQNPLKAPAAPSPYSSLIAKTAQLPIILPGSLAHAGILLALITAGILWVLLVRSPLGYQISTVGFNPIAARYAKISVEQTIMLIMSLAGGLAGLAGACEVMGLKYRLFEQVSPGYGFDAIAIAFLSRGNIWGVVLTSLFFASLRSGANIMQRSAGVPVTVVYAIQGFTVLFIAIALALESRGKVTGDR